The region ACCTGCTGTATCTAGACCAATCACTGCGTAGGAGGGAGGAGCTGGGGGTGGTATTGCAAAGTGTATTTAGGAATTTTCTCATCTCATGATAAATAATATTGGTTATAAATGATTGTAAAGTTAGCTTTCATAATGATTGTAATATGGTTGTTGAATATGAAGTATTTTGAATGTGAGGCTTGCTGTGATCTGTCCGCGGTATCAGtaagcagcaaaaacaaagagtAACTGGGAATAACCCAGAAATAATGCAATATACTTTCATGTACTTGGCAGACGAAAGCACTATTTTCTTTGATGAGAAGAGCTATGAGTCCCTGTTTATATCATTATTTGCATATTGTGAAAAGAAGATTATTCTTATATCCATTTCTCTTCAAGAAATAAGTGCACAACTCATAATGCTGTTAACATTTAAATAAGAAAGAAATATGCAGAGCTATAATTACTATGCACAACCAAAACCCGGTTTGAAGATAGCACTTTAGTCAGCTCTCGTAGGTGGCTCCTACACAAAGTCCCACTTGTAAGCAAATGTGTTCATAGGAATACCAGATAAAGACCAGAAGCGTACTCCCTCGGTGCTGTCACCAGACTCTCCTTCTCCTTACCGCCTTTAATTATTGACAGAGGGGACCTATGAGCCGCTCTTGGGCTTCAGCGCTCACTGGCCACAGTCTCTGTGGGAGCTCACAAGCCTTACCTCACAGTCGTACAGCAGGTGCAGCTGCCCGTCGATCCACTCCTCGATGTCCAGCCTCCGCTGCAGGTCCTTGCGGTTGTACTTGACTGTCAGCTTGCCCAGCTTACGGTGGGGGGGCTCCTCGTCCTTGTCAGGGGTTTGGAACACCACCCTGGACTGGGTGCTGGGCTCCGACGCCATGCCTTCCTCGGCCTCCGGGAAGCAGCTGAGGGAACTCTGAaagccgtctctctctctctctctctctctctcccttgctctctagctctctagctctctctctcgctctctctctcttgctctctagctctcgctctctctcacacacacacaccctccccctccccctccctcactcactgaCTGCTTGTTCTCTGTGGAGGACGGTAATAGAAGacgcctgcgtgtgtgcgcatgtgtcgtgtatgtgtgcgtacacaCTGGTGCTCCTTCTGCGTGTCACagaaagagagcagagagcGATGAAGGAGCTGATAAAGGCAGAGAAAAGGTCGGGAGGGCAGCAATACTATGACTCAAACAGCAAAGATTATTGCTTTGTTGGCAGTACTCCCAATCAGAATGCTTGGTCAATACAGGTGACAATAAAAAATGCTAACAAACACATGCCTGTGGACTCAGTAAACCAGATAATGAGAATCCTAGCTGTGCTCATGAGCCATGTCTAGTCAGACCATAAgagacatacacaaacaaatattatttcccctgtggcaaaaaaaaagaatcaatgaGCAATGCTGCTT is a window of Conger conger chromosome 1, fConCon1.1, whole genome shotgun sequence DNA encoding:
- the ppp1r14d gene encoding protein phosphatase 1 regulatory subunit 14B translates to MASEPSTQSRVVFQTPDKDEEPPHRKLGKLTVKYNRKDLQRRLDIEEWIDGQLHLLYDCEEEEIPELEIDIDELLELPDTEQRSKLQELLQECGKPKEEFINGLLYRMKGLRKMSGPLKK